The proteins below come from a single Gimesia alba genomic window:
- a CDS encoding CDP-alcohol phosphatidyltransferase family protein: MCSLPNTTKSKVSVYASGEQAMMDASQSRRHLLLLPLLKRFVKWGITANHLTGLSLLCGIGFCFSYGMTWDQAKPLAFCLLLLHVLLDGIDGPLARFQKIAGNRGSFTDTISDQLVVTFTTITLIHYGEATIIAGSLYLFFYTLVVTFAMIRSTLAIPYSWLVRPRFIVYAWLPVETYFLPGTLNYLLWIFILLLGWKSLTGFYKIRRKL; this comes from the coding sequence ATGTGCTCTCTTCCCAATACAACCAAAAGCAAGGTCTCTGTTTATGCCAGTGGCGAACAGGCGATGATGGATGCCTCGCAGTCACGCCGCCATCTGCTGCTTCTGCCGTTGCTAAAACGATTTGTGAAATGGGGCATTACTGCCAATCATCTCACCGGTCTGTCTCTGCTTTGCGGAATCGGCTTTTGCTTTTCTTATGGAATGACCTGGGATCAGGCAAAACCACTGGCGTTTTGCCTGCTACTGCTGCATGTCTTACTGGATGGCATTGATGGTCCCCTGGCCCGTTTTCAGAAAATCGCCGGCAATCGCGGTTCCTTTACCGATACAATCTCAGACCAACTTGTCGTAACGTTTACGACAATCACGCTGATTCACTATGGGGAAGCAACCATTATCGCGGGAAGCCTGTATCTGTTTTTCTACACACTCGTGGTAACATTTGCCATGATCCGCAGTACGCTGGCAATCCCCTACAGCTGGCTCGTTCGTCCCAGATTCATCGTTTATGCCTGGCTCCCCGTCGAAACGTATTTCCTGCCAGGCACATTAAACTACCTGCTCTGGATCTTCATTCTGCTGCTGGGATGGAAGTCCCTGACCGGTTTTTACAAGATCCGAAGAAAACTGTGA
- a CDS encoding sodium:solute symporter family transporter → MHVLDYGVILAYLLVSIGLGIYFGRNQSRKEFFAAGNSMGWLPVGLSVMATLFSANSFVMYPSIAYGSGLRISLFLIAVSLMAPLVLWVFIPVYARLNCQTAYEYLERRYHVSVRSLASGLFIFLRIGWMASATYAASIVLANVMQVSQLWVIIVLGIVSIFYTMLGGLRAVMWTDVIQFFIFSLTIILTLGLILAQTDNGVSGVISTYFEGRSNLLVDFTPSLTLEYGSWAVLIGLFLEALSAFGADQVAVQRYIAARSERTSQVGFMINVIGMWTVVPGLLAIGVGLYSHYHQFPEQMVSVLATELNGELPDWRADAAGAGKGMTVPQFYESYPEYVAEDIQALKLQDQALPQYVRLHFPPGVVGLFLVALMAAVMSSIDSGIHSVTTALMVDFRDRHFLHLKPDNNKMEVFQDRALVVLIGVLSIVLACNVGEMGDVFAIGKKVTAGFGGPLLAVFILALFFKNSTTAGVLVGTFSGAVITITLMYISSDWFSVWFWPIGFGLTMVIGVIVSLLTVSHRPDSAETPLTYWNVVRSQHKNDPDLSE, encoded by the coding sequence ATGCATGTATTAGACTATGGTGTTATTCTCGCCTATCTTCTGGTTTCGATTGGACTCGGCATCTATTTCGGTCGCAATCAATCGCGGAAGGAATTTTTTGCCGCCGGTAATTCCATGGGCTGGTTGCCTGTGGGATTGAGTGTGATGGCGACGCTGTTTTCTGCCAACAGCTTTGTCATGTATCCTTCGATCGCTTATGGCAGTGGCTTGCGAATCAGTCTGTTTTTGATCGCCGTTTCTCTGATGGCGCCACTGGTACTGTGGGTGTTCATTCCCGTTTATGCACGGTTGAATTGCCAGACCGCGTATGAGTATCTGGAACGCCGTTATCATGTTTCGGTTCGTTCTTTAGCCAGTGGTTTATTTATCTTCTTGCGGATTGGCTGGATGGCTTCGGCCACGTATGCGGCGTCGATTGTGCTGGCAAACGTGATGCAGGTTTCGCAGTTATGGGTGATTATTGTGCTGGGCATTGTTTCCATTTTCTACACAATGCTCGGTGGTCTGCGGGCAGTGATGTGGACCGACGTGATTCAGTTCTTTATCTTCAGCCTTACGATTATTCTGACGCTCGGTTTGATTCTTGCCCAAACCGATAACGGAGTGTCGGGGGTCATTTCGACTTATTTTGAAGGTCGGAGTAATCTGCTAGTGGATTTTACTCCTTCGCTGACGCTGGAATATGGTAGTTGGGCGGTTTTGATCGGGCTGTTTCTGGAAGCGCTGTCTGCCTTTGGTGCGGATCAAGTCGCCGTGCAGCGCTATATTGCGGCGCGTTCCGAGAGGACATCGCAAGTCGGTTTCATGATCAATGTGATCGGGATGTGGACTGTGGTGCCTGGTTTGTTGGCCATTGGAGTCGGCCTCTATTCTCATTATCATCAATTTCCGGAACAGATGGTGTCGGTATTGGCGACAGAGCTCAATGGAGAGCTGCCAGACTGGAGAGCCGACGCAGCCGGTGCGGGGAAGGGGATGACGGTCCCCCAGTTTTATGAATCGTATCCGGAGTATGTGGCCGAAGACATTCAGGCATTGAAGCTTCAGGACCAGGCGTTGCCGCAATATGTGCGCCTGCATTTCCCGCCGGGAGTGGTGGGATTGTTTCTGGTTGCGTTAATGGCGGCGGTGATGTCGAGTATCGATTCGGGAATTCATTCGGTGACCACCGCGCTGATGGTTGATTTTCGGGATCGACATTTTCTGCACTTAAAACCGGATAATAATAAAATGGAGGTTTTTCAGGACCGGGCACTGGTGGTCTTGATCGGTGTGCTTTCCATAGTGCTGGCCTGCAACGTGGGTGAGATGGGGGATGTGTTTGCCATCGGGAAAAAAGTGACCGCTGGTTTTGGCGGCCCCTTACTGGCCGTGTTTATCCTGGCTCTGTTTTTCAAAAACTCAACGACAGCGGGGGTTCTGGTGGGGACATTCTCAGGAGCCGTCATTACGATCACGCTGATGTATATTTCCTCTGACTGGTTTTCCGTCTGGTTCTGGCCCATTGGTTTTGGTCTGACAATGGTGATTGGCGTCATCGTCAGTCTGTTGACCGTTTCTCATCGACCGGATTCGGCTGAAACGCCTTTAACGTATTGGAATGTGGTACGAAGTCAACACAAAAATGATCCTGATTTAAGCGAGTAA
- a CDS encoding creatininase family protein, whose translation MKYAEMTAVELKNVSRDETLVVLPIAAVEQHGPHMPTATDDIICTAVAEQVEQNLKESVLLLPTLWLGASQHHLRWGATLTSRVENYETLLCEICESILNDGFRRVMILNGHGGNIGPMQIALRRLQVDYQNCQLMAASYWSIAEAEIASLMEGECKTVGHACEAETSLVMYLRPELVRESKIENFEDYAPDVVDGVYLCHDMYQRTTAGATGRPDLASAEKGEKMFSHIVERVSHVLAHLSERTFFE comes from the coding sequence ATGAAATATGCTGAAATGACCGCGGTGGAACTGAAGAATGTATCGCGTGATGAAACGCTGGTTGTCCTGCCGATTGCTGCTGTGGAACAGCATGGCCCGCATATGCCGACGGCAACCGATGATATTATCTGTACTGCAGTCGCCGAACAGGTCGAGCAGAACCTCAAGGAATCGGTTTTATTACTGCCGACTCTCTGGCTGGGGGCGAGTCAGCATCATCTTCGCTGGGGCGCCACGTTGACCTCCCGTGTGGAAAACTATGAAACATTATTGTGCGAAATTTGCGAATCGATACTGAATGACGGGTTTCGCCGAGTCATGATTTTAAACGGTCATGGCGGAAATATCGGTCCGATGCAGATTGCGTTGCGGCGCCTGCAGGTAGATTATCAAAACTGTCAATTAATGGCGGCCTCCTATTGGTCGATTGCAGAAGCGGAGATCGCGTCACTGATGGAGGGGGAGTGCAAAACCGTCGGCCATGCCTGTGAGGCGGAAACGTCGTTGGTGATGTACCTCCGACCGGAATTGGTGCGCGAATCAAAAATTGAAAATTTTGAAGACTATGCCCCGGATGTGGTAGATGGCGTTTATCTCTGTCATGACATGTATCAAAGAACTACTGCCGGTGCGACAGGCCGTCCTGATCTGGCGAGTGCAGAGAAAGGCGAAAAAATGTTCTCACATATTGTGGAACGCGTGTCTCACGTGTTGGCACACTTATCGGAGAGAACATTTTTTGAATAG
- a CDS encoding formyltransferase family protein: MKITVFTSNQPRHLSLIESLASIAEEVYAIQECNTIFPGQVADFFRRSDVMQEYFSHVLDAEKTIFGRPRFSPLNVKSLSMKLGDLNRLELETLKPALESDYYIIFGSSFIKGELCDFLVSQRALNIHMGVSPYYRGSSCNFWAVQEGNPDYVGATIHLLSKGLDSGPMLFHALPKPQEIAPFLLGMQAVKVAHEGLLSHLKSGTIFDFAPITQDKALELKYTRNSDFTDEVAAHYLKTAPTPAEVQQSLEARDLTRFLHPYLA; encoded by the coding sequence ATGAAGATCACTGTTTTCACCAGTAATCAACCCCGCCATCTCTCTCTGATTGAGTCGCTGGCTTCGATTGCAGAGGAAGTCTATGCCATCCAGGAATGCAATACCATTTTCCCCGGGCAAGTAGCAGATTTCTTCAGGCGATCTGATGTGATGCAGGAATATTTCAGCCATGTTCTGGACGCAGAAAAAACAATCTTCGGGCGGCCCCGCTTTTCTCCTCTGAATGTGAAATCTCTTTCGATGAAGCTGGGCGATTTGAATCGCCTGGAGCTGGAGACACTCAAGCCTGCTCTGGAAAGTGATTACTACATCATATTCGGCAGTAGTTTTATCAAGGGAGAGCTCTGCGACTTTTTAGTGAGCCAGAGAGCGTTGAACATTCACATGGGAGTTTCACCTTATTATCGCGGAAGCAGTTGCAATTTCTGGGCGGTCCAGGAGGGGAACCCCGATTACGTCGGAGCGACCATTCATCTATTGTCAAAAGGCTTAGACTCCGGCCCGATGCTGTTCCATGCCTTGCCAAAACCACAGGAAATTGCACCATTTCTACTAGGGATGCAAGCCGTCAAGGTGGCGCATGAAGGATTGCTGAGCCATTTAAAATCAGGAACGATTTTCGATTTTGCTCCCATCACTCAAGACAAAGCACTGGAACTCAAATACACACGAAACAGCGATTTTACCGATGAAGTCGCCGCCCATTATCTGAAAACCGCTCCCACACCTGCAGAAGTACAGCAATCCCTGGAAGCACGAGATTTAACCCGGTTTTTACACCCTTATCTCGCTTAA
- a CDS encoding polysaccharide deacetylase family protein, with protein MKGQGAISYNELAQIIEHYQREHHILPAKEWFEKASKGSLAKNEVCLTFDDALLCQYEVALPVLEAFDLTAFWFVYSSVITGGTENLEIYRKFRTVCFDNIDHFYQSFFRMVASSQYNETVERSLKIFFADQYLSQFPFYTEEDKRFRFVRDMALGVKAYNEILDLMIQDHKIDLQDFTNDLWMKDQHVVELHSKDHLIGLHSHTHPTALASLAAEDQRSEYQTNYDTLTKLLCAAPVSMSHPCNSYNDDTIQILNDLEIQLGFRSNMKEHPLTSLEFPREDHANIMERIAA; from the coding sequence ATGAAAGGGCAAGGCGCTATATCATACAATGAGCTCGCGCAGATCATAGAGCACTATCAACGTGAGCATCACATTTTACCAGCGAAAGAATGGTTCGAGAAGGCATCTAAGGGAAGCCTCGCCAAAAACGAAGTCTGCCTGACTTTTGACGATGCTCTCCTCTGTCAGTACGAAGTCGCATTACCTGTTCTGGAAGCCTTTGACTTAACCGCATTCTGGTTTGTCTATTCATCGGTCATCACAGGTGGCACCGAAAACCTTGAAATCTACCGAAAATTCAGAACAGTCTGCTTCGACAATATTGACCATTTCTATCAAAGTTTTTTTCGAATGGTTGCCTCATCGCAATATAATGAAACCGTTGAACGTTCGCTAAAAATATTTTTCGCCGATCAATACCTCAGCCAGTTCCCCTTCTATACTGAGGAAGATAAACGATTCCGGTTCGTAAGAGACATGGCACTTGGAGTCAAAGCCTATAATGAAATCCTGGATCTGATGATTCAGGACCACAAGATAGATCTGCAGGATTTCACAAATGACTTGTGGATGAAAGACCAGCATGTGGTTGAACTGCATTCTAAAGATCATCTTATCGGACTGCACTCGCATACTCACCCTACCGCCCTGGCGTCATTAGCTGCCGAGGATCAACGGAGTGAATACCAGACAAATTACGACACGTTGACAAAACTACTCTGCGCCGCGCCGGTGTCGATGTCACACCCCTGTAACTCCTATAACGACGATACCATTCAAATCCTGAATGATTTGGAGATTCAACTTGGTTTCCGTTCGAATATGAAAGAGCACCCGCTTACCAGTCTGGAATTCCCAAGAGAAGACCACGCGAATATTATGGAGAGAATCGCAGCATGA
- a CDS encoding UDP-N-acetylglucosamine 2-epimerase codes for MTSSHTKQQRILAVCYGGGHVLMLIPVLKHLKELGHEIHVLGLTTAANPLRKAGFSPMGFQDIIQLEETRAIEHGKRLAAEMHQDNKVNSPEESIAYLGLSYADLEDQLGVAGAEQAFRQKGRQAFLPLNPIRRIFDIINPDVVLTTNSPRAELASIRIAAERGIPSVGVLDLFGLQPHNDIPADFVCVPFKQAVSILVDRGLNPENLIVTGNPNFDWVNEIPLTESRASAWRIHNHVEPTDLLALYAMKPNWDQHEEMIVSSLEHVLQENHSLKVAVRPHPNSDSQIAERVINRLGNVAFLDKNTPLSMSLASCDALITHKSTVSVEAALLGKQVALFHSNHDYPTHGIPLHLFNWGTFSISIAEGIKALSNLKKETSEAQKRRADEVRKAWNCDSQSHIRITNVVLQACEKMNLKEAA; via the coding sequence ATGACAAGCTCACACACAAAACAACAGCGTATTCTGGCTGTCTGCTATGGGGGTGGTCATGTCCTCATGTTGATTCCCGTTCTAAAACACTTAAAAGAACTGGGACATGAGATTCATGTTTTGGGGCTGACCACTGCTGCCAATCCATTGAGAAAAGCCGGCTTCTCACCCATGGGATTTCAGGACATCATTCAACTTGAAGAGACAAGAGCGATTGAGCATGGGAAGCGTTTAGCGGCAGAAATGCATCAGGACAATAAGGTGAATTCCCCTGAGGAATCGATTGCCTACCTGGGCCTGTCTTATGCAGACCTGGAGGATCAACTTGGAGTCGCAGGAGCAGAACAGGCTTTTCGTCAAAAAGGAAGACAAGCGTTTTTGCCTCTGAATCCGATCCGACGTATCTTTGACATAATTAATCCAGATGTGGTTTTAACAACCAACTCCCCCAGAGCTGAACTGGCATCAATTCGTATCGCAGCAGAACGCGGAATTCCTTCGGTCGGGGTACTTGACCTGTTTGGACTGCAACCACATAACGACATTCCTGCAGACTTTGTATGCGTCCCTTTTAAACAGGCAGTATCAATTCTTGTAGATCGAGGACTGAATCCGGAAAACCTGATCGTCACTGGAAATCCGAATTTTGACTGGGTCAATGAAATCCCGCTAACAGAAAGTCGGGCATCAGCCTGGAGAATTCATAATCATGTTGAACCGACAGATCTGTTGGCATTGTATGCTATGAAACCCAACTGGGACCAGCATGAAGAAATGATTGTCAGTAGCCTTGAGCATGTACTTCAGGAAAATCATTCTTTAAAAGTAGCGGTCAGACCACACCCGAATAGTGACAGCCAGATCGCAGAAAGAGTCATCAACCGTCTGGGAAATGTCGCTTTTTTAGACAAAAACACGCCGCTTTCAATGTCTCTGGCATCCTGTGACGCCTTAATCACTCATAAGTCAACCGTCTCCGTCGAGGCAGCGTTACTGGGGAAACAGGTTGCTCTGTTTCATTCTAACCATGACTATCCGACACACGGCATCCCATTGCATTTATTTAATTGGGGCACGTTTTCGATCAGCATCGCGGAAGGAATCAAGGCACTATCCAATTTGAAAAAAGAAACAAGCGAGGCCCAAAAACGACGTGCGGACGAAGTTCGGAAAGCCTGGAATTGTGATAGCCAGTCCCACATACGAATCACAAATGTTGTGCTGCAGGCTTGCGAAAAAATGAATCTAAAAGAGGCCGCGTAA
- the asnB gene encoding asparagine synthase (glutamine-hydrolyzing) has protein sequence MCGIIGGYDRNQRPFGTALAEQACKRMAHRGPDDRGFYETGGMLVGNQRLSILDLAGGHQPMFSDDQQVVVVQNGEIYNFRELAKGLGCRTSCDTEVILRLYQRDGEDFVKQLNGMFAIAIIDRRKQSLLLYRDRVGQKPLYLHDDGRRLLFASEVKSLFAMGVKAEMNWEGFDAYLTYNFVPPPMTLYKNITHLMPGHMLKISSQGTEVRRWWNLAEKPVECRSEASWCDEIIETLRAAVKIRLRADVPLGAFLSGGIDSSSVVSLMSQELPHPVQTFCIGFDDPRFDESRYAQEVADQFGTRHTCEVLNPNLTETWPLTIYHNDQPHGDVSFMPTHRVSHLARQSVKVVLTGDGGDELFAGYDVHRNFFANQDLTLPREQIEADYIRAISLLQPAEKQALYSEESRIQLGGFDASSFAMSQLKEFRHLDPISQALALDTKLLLPGNNLVKPDKMAMAVSLEPRAPYLDYRMIDLAFRIPGSLKLRDGVTKAILKKACEQVLPASIIYRKKQMFTVPIGEWFKRELSPFVNEVLLSERSLERGIFSPERVGQMIQEHQSNRVNHTRAIRALLAFELWQRTFIDQTFDHTPSYAELGIKSSVNFGMVGRNAA, from the coding sequence ATGTGTGGAATTATTGGGGGCTATGATCGCAATCAACGCCCCTTTGGAACGGCGTTAGCAGAGCAAGCTTGCAAGAGAATGGCTCATCGCGGACCCGATGACCGGGGATTCTACGAAACAGGTGGGATGCTGGTGGGAAATCAGCGTCTGTCCATTCTGGATCTGGCTGGTGGCCATCAACCCATGTTTTCTGATGATCAACAGGTGGTCGTTGTTCAGAACGGGGAAATCTATAATTTCAGAGAATTGGCAAAAGGGCTCGGTTGCCGCACCAGTTGTGACACTGAGGTCATTCTAAGACTGTATCAGCGTGACGGGGAAGATTTTGTCAAGCAACTCAACGGGATGTTTGCTATCGCAATTATCGATCGTCGCAAGCAATCGCTCTTGCTTTACCGTGATCGAGTGGGGCAAAAACCACTCTATCTGCATGATGATGGTAGACGGCTGTTGTTTGCTTCCGAGGTCAAATCCCTGTTTGCGATGGGAGTGAAAGCGGAGATGAATTGGGAAGGCTTCGATGCCTATCTCACGTACAATTTCGTTCCCCCTCCGATGACGCTTTACAAGAATATTACCCATTTAATGCCCGGGCACATGCTGAAAATCAGCTCTCAGGGCACAGAGGTTCGACGCTGGTGGAATCTGGCGGAAAAGCCTGTTGAATGTCGGTCTGAAGCGTCCTGGTGTGACGAAATTATTGAGACTTTAAGGGCCGCTGTGAAGATTCGTTTACGTGCGGATGTGCCGTTAGGAGCTTTCCTTTCGGGAGGCATTGACAGTTCGTCTGTGGTGTCTCTGATGAGTCAGGAGTTACCGCATCCGGTACAGACTTTTTGTATCGGATTTGATGACCCCCGGTTTGATGAATCCCGGTATGCACAGGAAGTCGCAGATCAGTTTGGTACTCGTCACACATGTGAAGTACTGAATCCCAATTTGACAGAGACCTGGCCCCTCACGATTTATCACAACGATCAGCCACACGGTGATGTCTCTTTCATGCCAACGCATCGTGTCAGTCATCTGGCCAGGCAATCGGTCAAAGTGGTTTTGACTGGTGATGGTGGGGATGAACTATTTGCAGGCTATGACGTTCATCGAAACTTTTTTGCGAATCAGGATTTAACATTACCCCGTGAGCAAATTGAAGCTGACTATATTCGTGCCATCAGTTTGCTGCAGCCTGCCGAAAAGCAGGCGCTGTATTCAGAGGAATCCCGAATTCAGCTGGGGGGCTTTGATGCTTCTTCTTTTGCGATGTCGCAGTTGAAAGAGTTTCGACATCTTGATCCGATCAGCCAGGCTCTGGCTCTGGATACCAAGTTGTTGTTGCCTGGGAATAATCTGGTGAAACCCGACAAAATGGCAATGGCTGTTTCGCTGGAACCGCGTGCTCCTTACCTCGATTATCGGATGATCGATCTGGCGTTTCGGATTCCAGGTTCGCTGAAATTACGTGACGGCGTTACTAAAGCCATTTTGAAAAAGGCCTGCGAGCAAGTTTTGCCTGCCAGTATTATCTATCGGAAAAAGCAGATGTTTACTGTTCCGATCGGGGAATGGTTCAAGCGAGAACTTTCTCCATTCGTCAACGAAGTGTTACTTTCAGAACGATCTCTGGAACGCGGGATTTTCAGCCCGGAAAGGGTTGGCCAGATGATTCAGGAACATCAGTCAAATCGGGTAAATCATACACGTGCCATACGGGCATTGCTGGCGTTTGAGTTGTGGCAGCGAACATTTATTGATCAGACTTTTGATCATACTCCGAGCTATGCGGAATTGGGCATCAAGAGTTCTGTCAATTTTGGAATGGTTGGCCGAAACGCCGCTTAA
- a CDS encoding sugar transferase: MDDQQLSQKSGSAQGATQGQPHFDPQLLAPVSGSTDATENREYFLKRPVDLLLSGFALIVFSPVFLLIAFLIKVTSPGPVFFRQNRLGVNEAPFEILKFRSMRSEPEQAGPQFTSANDSRITGIGKLIRKTSLDELPQLINIFRGEMSLIGPRPYIGFELEETSQIDRQKRASVRPGVSGLAQVSGRSQLTQAAVIEFDLEYVGHCSLRLDWQILLQTIKKVVSCEGTN; the protein is encoded by the coding sequence ATGGACGATCAACAATTGTCACAGAAATCGGGCTCTGCGCAAGGTGCGACACAGGGACAACCTCACTTTGATCCACAGTTGCTTGCACCTGTTTCGGGTTCAACAGACGCGACTGAAAATAGAGAATATTTTCTGAAGCGGCCTGTTGACCTTCTGCTGAGTGGTTTTGCGCTCATCGTCTTTTCTCCAGTATTTCTGCTGATCGCCTTCCTGATCAAAGTCACCTCGCCTGGTCCGGTGTTTTTCCGACAGAATCGCCTGGGAGTGAACGAAGCACCATTTGAGATCTTGAAATTCCGATCCATGCGCTCTGAACCTGAACAGGCAGGACCTCAGTTTACCAGTGCGAATGATTCCAGAATCACCGGCATTGGGAAGCTGATCCGTAAAACAAGTCTCGATGAGTTGCCCCAATTGATCAATATATTTCGAGGCGAAATGAGTTTGATTGGTCCTCGTCCTTATATCGGCTTTGAGTTAGAGGAGACTTCACAAATCGATCGTCAGAAACGGGCCAGTGTTCGTCCCGGCGTCTCAGGCCTGGCTCAGGTCTCAGGAAGAAGTCAGTTGACTCAAGCTGCCGTTATTGAATTCGACCTTGAGTATGTGGGACACTGCAGCCTGAGACTCGACTGGCAGATCCTTCTGCAGACGATCAAAAAAGTGGTTTCCTGCGAAGGAACCAATTAA
- a CDS encoding O-antigen ligase family protein yields MYIYDRDLKRLSPAFALDSKGSFFKEQAYKLGVLLSIATGFAIPISTSLTSILSLGILVCWIISGQYRVSYELLKTNQVVAVSLAFFGFLAIGLLYTPESFSVASRNLFKYRQFIMIPVYLSFFLNPKSRRLGIQMFELALIVTLICSICCMFLPHSGVDSDIYNRTVFKNRITQNILMAFLVYLAAWKFWEKPKQRWYYAILGLVGVLNTVAIVPGRSGYLALGVLTCLFLCQKLGYKGLIAAAFCIGGIGFIAYHQSQTFQARINQVVTEVSNYQETQERRGGVNLRLEFYENSLQLAKSSPIVGAGIGSFELNYRQLSQEKNQIATANPHNEYVMLLVQNGAIGLCLFLSFYWVAWRSTRSMNGLDRSFGQAVLAVYVIGCLVNSLMLDTTEGNLFGFLMGLTLAGAGSAVAQHHQEQEPEFPSSNEDQHLIRDAA; encoded by the coding sequence ATGTACATTTATGATCGTGATCTGAAACGCCTTTCTCCTGCTTTTGCATTGGATTCGAAAGGTTCGTTTTTTAAAGAACAGGCCTATAAGCTTGGAGTTCTGCTTTCAATCGCGACAGGCTTTGCGATTCCCATTTCAACAAGTCTAACGTCGATTTTAAGCTTAGGGATTTTGGTCTGTTGGATTATCTCGGGGCAATATCGTGTTTCCTACGAGTTACTGAAAACAAATCAAGTTGTCGCTGTTTCTCTTGCCTTTTTTGGATTTCTAGCGATTGGCTTGCTCTACACGCCGGAATCATTCTCAGTGGCATCGCGGAATTTGTTTAAGTACCGCCAGTTTATTATGATTCCCGTTTATCTCTCGTTCTTTCTGAACCCAAAGTCACGCCGGCTGGGGATTCAAATGTTCGAGCTGGCGCTGATCGTCACCTTGATTTGTTCGATTTGTTGTATGTTTCTTCCCCATAGCGGTGTAGACAGTGATATTTATAATCGGACTGTTTTTAAGAACCGGATTACACAAAACATTCTGATGGCATTTCTGGTTTATCTGGCTGCCTGGAAGTTTTGGGAAAAGCCGAAGCAGCGTTGGTATTATGCCATCTTGGGCCTGGTGGGAGTACTTAATACTGTTGCGATTGTGCCTGGACGCTCCGGTTATCTTGCTTTAGGAGTTTTAACTTGTTTATTTCTCTGCCAGAAGCTGGGTTATAAAGGGCTCATTGCTGCTGCTTTTTGTATTGGGGGGATTGGATTTATTGCCTACCACCAATCTCAAACGTTTCAGGCACGCATCAATCAGGTCGTGACAGAGGTTTCGAATTATCAGGAGACTCAAGAGAGGCGTGGTGGAGTCAATTTGCGTCTTGAGTTTTATGAGAATAGTCTGCAGCTGGCGAAATCAAGTCCCATTGTTGGCGCGGGGATTGGAAGTTTTGAGTTAAACTATCGGCAGCTCTCCCAGGAAAAGAACCAGATTGCCACTGCCAATCCGCATAATGAATATGTGATGTTACTGGTTCAAAACGGGGCCATTGGTTTGTGTCTGTTTTTATCGTTCTACTGGGTTGCCTGGCGATCGACTCGCTCGATGAACGGGCTTGATCGGTCCTTTGGACAGGCAGTGCTGGCGGTCTATGTCATTGGATGCCTCGTGAATTCCCTGATGTTGGATACAACGGAAGGCAATTTATTCGGATTCCTGATGGGGCTGACATTGGCTGGGGCAGGAAGTGCTGTTGCACAGCATCATCAAGAACAGGAGCCGGAATTTCCTTCCAGCAACGAAGATCAGCATCTCATTCGGGACGCAGCCTGA
- a CDS encoding acylneuraminate cytidylyltransferase family protein yields MAGVIGLITARGGSKGVPRKNIRELAGKPLIAWTIQEALQSQELDRVIVSTDDKEIASISRQYGAEVPFIRPLKLSLDASSHVDVILHAIDWFAEQEQYEMDYVALLQPTSPFRIAEDIDGAIRFAREKNAKSVIGMMEAPSHPVCLRGMDEEGLLLELSDAQKESMLRRQVLEDVYAFNGALYILRVDAFKENLTFRPYQETYGYKMPTERSWEIDTEWEFLVASLLMENQVRDTSRRKAA; encoded by the coding sequence ATGGCCGGTGTGATTGGACTAATCACTGCAAGAGGTGGTTCGAAAGGAGTACCTCGGAAAAATATACGAGAGCTGGCCGGAAAACCGCTGATTGCCTGGACGATTCAGGAAGCATTACAAAGTCAGGAATTAGATCGTGTCATTGTTTCTACCGATGACAAGGAGATCGCTTCCATCTCCCGGCAGTATGGTGCGGAAGTTCCGTTTATTCGCCCCCTTAAACTGTCATTAGATGCCTCCAGTCATGTGGATGTAATTTTACATGCCATCGACTGGTTTGCTGAGCAGGAGCAGTACGAGATGGATTATGTGGCATTACTTCAGCCTACATCTCCCTTTCGTATCGCCGAAGATATCGATGGCGCGATCAGGTTTGCCAGAGAGAAAAACGCCAAATCTGTGATTGGCATGATGGAAGCGCCCAGTCATCCGGTCTGCTTGCGAGGGATGGATGAAGAGGGGCTGTTGCTGGAACTGTCTGACGCTCAGAAAGAATCGATGTTGCGCAGGCAGGTGCTGGAAGATGTGTATGCTTTCAATGGCGCTTTGTATATTCTCCGGGTAGACGCATTTAAAGAAAATCTGACCTTTCGACCTTATCAGGAAACCTACGGGTATAAGATGCCGACCGAGCGGTCGTGGGAAATCGATACCGAGTGGGAATTCTTAGTTGCCAGTTTACTGATGGAAAATCAGGTGCGTGATACTTCCCGCCGAAAGGCTGCTTAG